One window of Lawsonibacter asaccharolyticus genomic DNA carries:
- a CDS encoding DNA repair protein RecN — MLSLLHIENIAVIERADIQFDPGFNALTGETGAGKSIVIDAISAVLGERTSRELIRTGAKSALVNAVFTGVSGLGWLEENGVPAGEELLLQREIQGDGRNICRVDGRLVTVAQLRELGRQLLNIHGQHDGQQLLDPACHLGYLDRSGHTEGELASFREAYGALVELRRKIGELEMDEAERSRRVDTLTFQIGELERADLKPGEDRELDGRRQLLRSAGKLMDAVQTAQYALSGDEDGRGAADLLAEAEGAVQGVARYSDRLSQLQEKLSQLRCEADDAVELLRDLEEELDFSPEELDELEGRLDTIYRLKKKYGSTVEEMLDYLERSRQELDQIQYADDTIARLSQKLEKAREEAARRAGVLSQARRRAAEALQTRVQEELRQLDMPKVRFQVEFAPKEGAWGLDETGGDEVQFLMSANVGEALKPIQKVASGGELARIMLALKNVLAEDDGIDSLVFDEVDTGVSGRAAQKVAEKMAQVARKKQVLCVTHLPQIAAMADTHFSVEKGERDGRTYTRVERLDRAGRIEELARLIGGAAVTPALRRSAEELLDQAEAVKKK, encoded by the coding sequence ATGCTTTCTCTGCTTCACATTGAGAATATCGCGGTCATCGAGCGGGCCGATATCCAGTTCGATCCTGGCTTCAACGCCCTGACCGGTGAGACCGGAGCGGGCAAGTCCATCGTCATTGACGCCATCAGTGCGGTGCTGGGGGAGCGGACCAGCCGGGAGCTGATCCGCACCGGGGCGAAGTCGGCCTTGGTCAATGCGGTGTTCACCGGCGTGTCCGGGCTGGGCTGGCTGGAGGAAAACGGCGTCCCGGCGGGGGAGGAGCTGCTCCTCCAGCGGGAGATCCAGGGGGACGGCCGGAATATCTGCCGGGTGGACGGGCGGCTGGTGACCGTGGCCCAGCTGCGGGAGCTGGGGCGTCAGCTGCTGAACATCCACGGCCAGCACGACGGACAGCAGCTGCTGGACCCGGCCTGCCATCTGGGCTATCTGGACCGCTCCGGACACACGGAGGGGGAGCTGGCCTCCTTCCGGGAGGCATACGGAGCCTTGGTGGAGCTGCGGAGAAAGATCGGGGAACTGGAGATGGACGAGGCGGAGCGCTCCCGCCGGGTGGACACCCTCACCTTCCAGATCGGGGAGCTGGAGCGGGCCGACCTGAAGCCGGGGGAGGACCGGGAACTGGACGGGCGGCGCCAGCTTCTGCGCAGCGCCGGGAAGCTGATGGATGCGGTCCAGACCGCCCAGTACGCCCTGTCCGGGGACGAGGACGGCCGGGGAGCGGCCGACCTGCTCGCAGAGGCCGAGGGGGCCGTCCAGGGGGTGGCCCGGTACAGCGACCGCCTCTCCCAGCTCCAGGAGAAGCTGTCCCAGCTGCGGTGTGAGGCGGACGACGCGGTGGAGCTGCTGCGGGATCTGGAGGAGGAGCTGGACTTCTCCCCGGAGGAACTGGACGAGCTGGAGGGGCGGCTGGATACCATCTACCGGCTGAAAAAGAAGTACGGCTCCACAGTAGAGGAGATGCTGGATTACCTGGAGCGGAGCCGCCAGGAGCTGGACCAGATCCAGTACGCCGACGACACCATCGCCCGCCTGAGCCAGAAGCTGGAGAAGGCCAGGGAGGAGGCGGCGAGGCGGGCGGGGGTACTCTCCCAGGCCCGCAGGCGGGCGGCCGAGGCCCTCCAGACCCGGGTGCAGGAGGAGCTGCGCCAGCTGGACATGCCCAAAGTCCGCTTCCAGGTGGAGTTCGCCCCCAAGGAGGGGGCCTGGGGGCTGGATGAGACCGGCGGGGACGAGGTGCAGTTCCTCATGTCCGCCAACGTGGGCGAGGCTCTCAAGCCCATCCAGAAGGTGGCCTCCGGAGGAGAGCTGGCCCGCATCATGCTGGCGCTGAAAAATGTGCTGGCGGAGGACGACGGCATCGACAGCCTGGTCTTTGACGAGGTGGACACCGGAGTGTCCGGCCGGGCGGCCCAGAAGGTGGCGGAAAAGATGGCCCAGGTGGCCCGGAAGAAGCAGGTGCTCTGCGTCACCCACCTGCCCCAGATCGCCGCCATGGCGGACACCCATTTCTCGGTGGAGAAGGGGGAGCGGGACGGCCGGACCTACACCCGGGTGGAGCGGCTGGACCGCGCCGGCCGCATCGAGGAGCTGGCCCGGCTCATCGGCGGGGCGGCGGTGACTCCGGCCCTGCGCAGGAGCGCGGAGGAGCTCTTGGATCAGGCGGAGGCAGTCAAAAAGAAGTGA
- a CDS encoding arginine repressor has translation MKRARQAEILNVIRMMDVETQEQLLAELKLRGFTTTQATISRDIKQLRLVKELAPSGSYRYVAADRQEGKSSAGRLRNIFKEGVVSVEAAQNLVVVKTMPGLASAACSALDGMEIAGMVGSLAGDDTGMLIMRDSASAEAFCSEAHKLLE, from the coding sequence GTGAAGCGAGCGAGACAGGCGGAGATTTTGAATGTGATCCGCATGATGGATGTGGAGACCCAGGAGCAGCTGCTCGCTGAGCTGAAGCTGCGGGGGTTCACCACCACCCAGGCCACCATTTCCCGGGACATCAAACAGCTGCGGCTGGTGAAGGAGCTGGCCCCCTCCGGCAGCTACCGCTATGTGGCAGCGGACCGGCAGGAGGGAAAGAGCTCCGCGGGCCGGCTGCGGAACATCTTCAAGGAGGGGGTGGTCTCGGTGGAGGCGGCCCAGAATCTGGTGGTGGTCAAGACCATGCCCGGGCTGGCCTCGGCGGCCTGCTCCGCCCTGGACGGGATGGAGATCGCCGGGATGGTGGGCAGTCTGGCGGGGGACGACACCGGGATGCTCATCATGCGGGACAGCGCCTCGGCAGAGGCATTTTGCAGCGAGGCCCACAAGCTGCTGGAGTGA
- a CDS encoding 23S rRNA (-2'-O)/16S rRNA (-2'-O)-methyltransfer, producing MTKQRLDVELTARGLAESRQKAQAMIMAGQVYVDGRKVDKAGTQVGPGCAIEVRGRTLAYVSRGGLKLEKAVERWPIRLEGAVCADIGSSTGGFTDCMLQRGAEKVYAVDSGYNQLDWRLRSDPRVVCMERTNARYLTGEQIPEPLDFFSVDVAFISLRLILPPMRPLVREGAQAVCLVKPQFEAGREKVGKKGVVRDPAVHLEVLEHFLDHAREAGFSVKDITFSPITGPEGNIEYLGWLGTEGEGPVWSGDLRELVEESHRSLQGKEGQP from the coding sequence TTGACAAAACAGCGGCTGGATGTTGAACTGACTGCCCGGGGACTGGCGGAGAGCCGCCAGAAGGCCCAGGCCATGATCATGGCGGGGCAGGTCTATGTGGATGGGCGGAAGGTGGACAAGGCGGGCACCCAGGTGGGGCCCGGCTGTGCCATCGAGGTGCGGGGCAGGACCCTGGCCTATGTGAGCCGGGGGGGACTGAAGCTGGAGAAGGCGGTGGAGCGCTGGCCCATCCGTCTGGAGGGGGCGGTGTGTGCCGACATCGGCTCCTCCACCGGCGGCTTCACCGACTGCATGCTCCAGCGGGGCGCGGAGAAGGTGTACGCCGTAGACTCCGGCTACAACCAGCTGGACTGGCGGCTGCGCAGCGACCCCAGAGTGGTGTGCATGGAGCGGACCAACGCCCGCTACCTCACCGGGGAGCAGATCCCGGAGCCCCTGGATTTCTTCTCCGTGGACGTGGCCTTCATCTCTCTCCGACTGATCCTGCCCCCCATGCGCCCCCTGGTGCGGGAGGGGGCCCAGGCGGTGTGCCTGGTCAAGCCCCAGTTCGAGGCCGGCCGGGAAAAGGTGGGCAAAAAAGGGGTGGTTCGGGACCCGGCGGTCCATCTGGAGGTGCTGGAGCACTTCCTGGACCATGCCCGGGAGGCGGGATTTTCTGTAAAGGATATCACCTTTTCACCCATTACCGGCCCGGAGGGCAATATTGAATACCTGGGCTGGCTGGGGACCGAGGGGGAGGGCCCGGTCTGGTCCGGAGACCTGAGGGAGCTGGTGGAGGAGTCCCACCGGTCCCTCCAGGGGAAGGAGGGACAGCCGTGA